The nucleotide sequence TGTAGAATTTTAAGGAGGTGAAAAAATGGCTGTTAAAATTAGATTAAAGAGAATCGGTGCTAATAAAAAACCCTTTTATAGAATTGTAGTTGCAGATTCAAGATCTCCAAGAGACGGCAAGTTCATTGAGGAAATCGGATATTTCAATCCGCTGACTGAGCCTGTTGAATTTAAGGTGGAAGATGAAAAGGCAAAAAAATGGTTGGCAAACGGTGCACAACCGTCTGACACCGTTAAGGCATTGTTCAAAAAGAATGGAATTATCAAGTAATAGATATATTCCCGGAGGTGTCTTTTTTGAAAGAATTGGTTGAAATTTTGGCAAAATCACTGGTGGATCATCCTGAAAAGGTTGAAGTCACTGAGACAAAGAGAGACCATACAATTATTCTAGAGTTGCATGTATCTCCAGATGACATGGGTAAAGTCATAGGCAAGCAGGGTAGGATAGCGAAAGCTATAAGAACTGTTGTCAAGGCAGCTGCAACGAAAGAGAATAAGAGGGTAGTTTTAGAAATTATCCAATAAAATAAGTCAGGTTTATCCTGGCTTATCTTTAATTGAAATCAAAGATAAGCAGGGCGGTGAAATCCTTGAGTGAAAAAGATAATTTAGTAATAGGAAAAATCGTAGCTTCCCATGGCATAAAGGGAGAGGTTAAGGTGATGCCTATAACCGACGACATGCACAGATTCGACGACTTGGAAGAAATAATCGTCAATACTGATGGAGTCAAAAAAAATCTTTTGATTACAGGCATCAGATATCACAAGAACATGGTCCTGATCACATTCGCAGATATAAAAGATAGAAATGGCGCGGATAGGCTAAAGGACAGCTTAATTGAAATAAGCAGAGAAGATGCACCACCCCTTCCCGAAGGAAGGTACTACATCGTAGATTTGGTAGGCATAGATGTATTTGAAGGCGATATAAAACTGGGAGTACTCAAGGATGTTCTACAGACAGGAGCAGCAGACATTTATATAATAGATACACCTACAAAACAGCTAATGCTGCCGGCTACTGAAGAAAATATCTTGGATATTGATATTGAGGAAGGCAAAATGAAGGTATCAATCCCTGAAGGCCTTTGGGATCTATGAGATTTATAATCCTCACGATTTTTCCTGATTTTTTTACTTCCTTCATGGAAAGCAGCATAATTAAGAAAGCCTTGGAAAGAAATCTAATCGAAGTAACAATCCTAAATATCAGGGACTTTTCGAAGAACAAGCACCAAAAAACCGACGACTACCCTTTTGGGGGAGGACCGGGAATGGTAATGACTCCTCAGCCAATTGCAGATGCTATAAAGCATGCAAAGATATTAAGTCCCGAGAGTAGGGTGATATACTTTACCCCTAAGGGAAGAGTATATGCCCAATCAGATGCTATGACATTTGCCCATGATAAAACTGACTTGATACTGCTGTGTGGCCATTACGAAGGAGTGGATCAGCGTATTCTCGATAAATACGTGGATCAAGAGATTTCAGCAGGGGATTTCATCTTGACGGGAGGCGAGATCCCGGCAATGTTGGTAGTAGATTCTGTTTCAAGGCTTTTAGAAGGGGTATTGGGCAATGAGGACAGCTCGGCTGACGAGAGTTTTTCGAAGCATCTCCTGGAGTTTCCCCAATATACAAGACCAAGGGTCTTTGAGGGAATGGAGGTTCCAGAGGTTCTCACAAGTGGCAACCATAAGGAAATCGACAAATGGCGATTGGAGATGTCAGAAAGTGAGACAGAGGCCAAAAGGCCTGATTTATACAAAATGTACAAAAAAGAAGAGGATAAATGATTGTTATTTGATTGTTAATATGCTATAATGTGTTGTGTTATCTCAGGCGGTCCTCTGCTGAAGGCAAGAACGTCCAGAAAGGGAGGAGGTAAAGACATGAACATAATTAGAGAAATTGAAAATGAGCAACTGAAACAAGAAATTCCTCAGTTCAACGTAGGCGACACCCTTAAGGTGTATGTTAAAGTAGTTGAAGGCAAAAGAGAGAGAATCCAGCTTTTCGAAGGTACAGTTTTGAAAAGACAAAACGGCGGAGTCAGAGAGACTTTTACTGTTAGAAAAATTTCTTCAGGTGTAGGTGTAGAGAGAACTTTCCCTTTACATTCACCAAGAATCGATAAAATCGAGGTTTCAAGAAAAGGTAAGGTAAGAAGAGCTAAATTGTTCTACTTAAGAGAAAGAATTGGTAAGGCAGCTAAAATCAAGGAAAAAATGTAACATCCGGGGACTGGCAACAGTCCCATTTTTTATAGGATTACTTAAGGAAGTGAAGGTCGTGAGTGAGCTGAATATCCACGGTAAAAAAAATAAAAGTGATTTGAGAGAATGGATTGAATCCGCGTTGGCGGCGATTGCCATAGCTCTAGTATTGAAATTTTTTGTTTTTGAGTTTGTTCTGGTTGAAGGCAGTTCCATGAACCCAACGCTTAATGATGGAGACAGGCTCATAGTTACAAAACCCCAGTATTACTTTAATGATCCCGCCTACAGCGATGTTATAATCATGCACTACTCTGGGGATGTGGAGTTTGTAAAAAGAATCGTGGCAGTAGGTGGCGACACGGTTGAAATCAAGGATAATGTACTTTACGTAAATAAAGTTGCAATAGATGAGGATTATACAGATGAATCGACCGTACCTGATTTCCCGGAAACAGTAGTTCCTGATGGGACTTATTTTGTTTTGGGAGACAACCGAGACAACAGCAGGGACAGCAGATTCCCTGATGTAGGATTTATAAAAAGGGATGACGTAGTAGGCAAGGTCTTCTTCAGGATTTATCCCTTCAGTGAAATAGGTAGGATAGAGTAGGTGATAATATGGATATACAATGGTATCCGGGACACATGGCCAAGACAAAAAGGCTGATTAGCGAAAATTTAAAATTAATAGACATAGTAATTGAACTGGTGGATGCTAGAATACCTGTGAGCAGCAGAAACCCTGAGGTGGACGGACTTGTAGGCGGCAAGAAGAAAATAGTGGTATTAAATAAAACCGACCTTGCTGACCCTGAAATCAATAAGCTTTGGGAACAGCACTACAAGGATGCAGGCCAACCCTACGTATTCGTAGATTGCATTAAGGGCAAAGGCATAAAGGAGCTTATCGCAAAGATCAAGCAGGTTATGAAGCCTGTTATGGACAGGGATAAGAAGAAGGGCCGGATGAATCGTCAAATAAAGTGCCTGATCCTGGGCATACCAAATGTAGGAAAATCAACACTGATAAATACTATCGGTGGCAAGTCCACGGCCAAAACTGGAAATATCCCCGGGGTCACAAAATCAAATCAGTGGATCAAGGTAAGCAGTGATATTCTTTTGCTTGATACACCTGGAATTCTATGGCCTAAATTTGATGATGAAGTAATTGGTTTGAAGCTTGCATGGATTGGCTCCATCAAGGAAACCATCTACGACAGGGAAGAAGCGGCATTAAAATTGATTGGATACCTTAGGGAAGCATACCCTGAAAAACTCCACGATAGATACAAGATAGAATTTGACGAAAATACCACTGACTTGGAGATAATGGACAAGATCGCACTAAAAAGAAAGCTGTTGGCCAGGGGCGGAGAGATAGATTATGCAAGGACTTCAGAGATGATTATGGACGAAATAAAGAAGACTACCTTTGGGAAAATATCTTTCGAGTGGCCTATGGAGCAGTTATGAATTTCGCAGACATGTCGGTTGGAGACATCAAAAAAACTATTGCGGCTTTGAGCGATGCTGATTGGATCGAAGCGGCAGCGGTGTTGAAAAATGATCACCGGAAAGGCGTGCAATCAATCGGTAAAAGCCTTGAACGAAGACTTAATGACTTTAACCTGGAAAAAAATCGCATCATGGAAATGAAAGAAACCGAAGAGAGGTACCGCAGACAAGGCCTTAATCTTATTGCGGGAGTTGACGAGGTAGGAAGAGGTCCCTTGGCAGGGCCGGTGGTTAGCTGTGGCATTATTTTGACCTCCGATTGCGATATTTTGCATATAAACGATTCAAAAAAAATTTCAGCGGAAAAAAGAAAAGCATTATTTGAAGAACTTAAAAAAAATGCTGTATCCGTGGCGGTAGGGGTTGTAAGCCCTGAAACCATAGATGATGTAAACATTCTGAATGCAACAAAAAAAAGCATGTATCTTGCATTGGAACAATTAGATCCTAGTCCCCAGGCAGTCTTGATCGATGCTGTAAGGTTGGAAGACCTTGACATAATTCAGGAATCCGTTATAAAAGGGGATGAAAAATGCTACTCGATTGCCGCTGCAAGCATCGTAGCAAAAGTGGTCAGAGACAAGATTATGGAGGACTATCATGAAGAATATCCTCAGTACAATTTTCTAAGCAACAAAGGCTACGGCACCAAGGAACATTTAGAAGCAATCAAAAGGTATGGGCTTTCACCCATTCACAGAAGGTCATTTTGTAAGAATTTCATCTAAGCAACTCTATGTCACAAGATCTGGAGGTCCAATGAGCTACAATAAGGAAAAGGGCGCTATGGGAGAAAATTTGGCAGCAGATTATCTTAGAAAGCAAAATTACAAGATTTTAAAAACAAATTACCGCAGCAAGGCAGGAGAGATAGACATTATTGCTAAAAATAATGATGACGTAGTCTTCGTAGAAGTTAAGACCAGAAGTTCCACCGACTACGGCAACCCCGGTGAAGCGCTGTCAAAATCGAAGAAAAGGCACATCGTGAAGACCGCCATGCATTATCTGATGGAGATGGATGATTTCAGCAATAATTATCGATTTGATGTCATAGAGATACTTCCCGGTGAGGTCAACCACATAGAAAATGCTTTTGGATTAAATTGGTAGATATTAAAATATTGTTTACTTACATAAAGAAAAACACAAGCTCAGGCGCCTATGCGCCTGAGCTTGTGTTTTGTGCAAAACCAGTATTTTGTTAAAAAACCTCCCAGTATTTCCTGTCTAGGCTTCTGTACTGAATGGCTTCTCCTATATGCCTTCCGTCGATGCCTTCCCTGCCGTCCAAATCTGCTATTGTACGGGCGAGCTTGATAATCCGGTGGTATGCCCTAGCGCTTAAATTCATGGCCTCAAAGGCATCCTTCACAAGGGATTTTGCTTCCTTGTCCATTGAACAGTATTTTTTTATTTGAGAAGCGCCCAGCTGGGAGTTGAAAAAAATATTTTCGTTTTTATATCTATCCAATTGGATATCACGTGCTCTGTTTACCCTTTCTTTTATGGACAAGGAAGATTCTTCTTCAGCATCGTTTTCCAAATCCTCGTATGCAGTCCTTTTTACTTCTATGTGTATATCGATCCTATCCAGCAAGGGTCCGCTGATCTTGTTCAAGTAGTTTTTGATTTGCCTTGGGGTGCACTGACAGTTGTGGGTCTCGTCTCCGTAGTAGCCGCAGGGACAAGGGTTTATGGAGCTGACAAGAAGAAAGGAAGCGGGATATGTAAGCGTCGCATTCACTCTTGAGATATTTACGAACTTGTCTTCCATTGGCTGTCTTAGAACCTCTAGAGCAGACTTTTGGAATTCAGGCATTTCATCAAGGAACAAAACGCCGAGATGAGCAAGGGAGACCTCTCCTGGTTTTGGCACCTGACCGCCTCCAATCAAACTGATTTTTGAAATTGTATGATGTGGGCTTCTGAAAGGGCGCTCTGTAATCAAAGATCTGCCCTTTAGCATCCCGGATATGCTGTAGATTTTTGTCGCTTCCAATGCTTCTTCAGGTGAAAGGGGAGGAAGGACAGAGGGGAACCTTCTTGCAAGCATGGTTTTTCCCGACCCGGGAGGACCTATCATTATTATGTTGTGGTAACCGGCAGCTGCGACTTCCATGGCACGTTTTACGTGATTTTGACCTTTGACATCGGAAAAATCAAAGCTGAAATCTGTATTATTCTCTAAAAGCTCTGCCAGGTTTGAAGAATAAGTTTCTATTTCCCTCATACCGCAAACGTGTTCTATCGTCTGCATCAAATTTTTGGCAGGATGGATCTTTATCCCCTCCACCAATGAGGCTTCCCTTGCATTTTCCCAGGGGATGACTGCTGAAGAGAAGCCCTTGGCCTTTGCTTCCAGGATCATCGGCAAAATGCCTCTTACGGGTCTAATCTCTCCTTTAAGGGAGAGCTCGCCTATGAATATTGTTTTATTAAGATCTATTTCAGGAGAAATTTCCTCGCTGGCTGTGAGTATGCCCATTGCTATGGGAAGATCATACCAAGGACCTTCCTTCTTTATATCCGCAGGAGCAAGGTTTATCGTTATCCTTTTCATGGGATATTTAAACCCGTTGTTTTTTATTGAGGAAAAAACTCTTTCCTTTGATTCCTTTACGGCTGTATCGGGTAAACCAACCAGTGCATATGAGGGAAGCCCTTTAGAAATATCTGCTTCCACTTGTACCATAAAACCGTCTATTCCTAGTACTGAACAACTATAGATTTCTGATATCATCTTATCACCTCACAGTCTATTATATCGAATAGATAACAAATATGCTATAATATAACATTATAAACAACTAAATGGATGAAATGGATGTGATAAGATGAATGATAAAATTTATGCCTTATGGTTGAATCTTATCAAAGACGTTCCCATGTCAACATTATATGATCTGGTGGATTTTTTCGGGAGCCCTGAAGATGTATATTATGCCAGTGAGGCAGATCTGGCAGAGAATGGGTTGATGGATGAAAGCACTTTAAGAAAATTTTTAAGTCATAAAGAAATAGACATGGATTCATATATCAAAAGCCTTGAAGAAAGCAATATCGAAACAGTGACTGTTTTAGATGATAATTATCCCGCCAATCTATCGGAGGTCCTACATCCCCCATTTGCTCTCCACTACAAGGGGATATGCGGAAAAGACTCTTTCAAGAACTCGTTGGCTATTGTAGGTTCAAGAAAAGCTACAGTCAACGGCCTTAGGAACACATTTGAAATGGCAAGTGAAATTTCTTCATGTGGAATATCGATTATTAGCGGTCTAGCGAACGGAATAGACACAAAGGCTCACGAAGGCGCCTTGAAAGGAGGGGGAATTACCGCGGCCGTTTTGGGTTGCGGGGTGGATCGATGCTACCCACCGGAGAACAGATCTTTATATCACGAAATACTGGATAGCGGGGGAGGAATCTTTAGTGAGTACAGGCTGGGAGCGCCACCCCTGCCGTTACATTTTCCAAGAAGAAACAGGATAATCAGCGGGATGGCTCTTGGAGTACTGGTGGCAGAAGCGGCGCCTAAAAGCGGATCTCTTATTACTGCAAAATTTGCTATGGAGCAGGGCAGGGAGGTCTATGCCTTTCCTGGTGATATCAACAATAGAAACAGCAAGGGAACCAACTCCATGATAAAAGACGGCGCTAAATTGGTATTGCAGACTATGGACATAATTGAAGATATATTTCCCATGATGGAATTCAAGAGTGCCGAAAACCGTAATAGAGAGAAAAATTTATCTCAGGATGAAAAAATTCTTTTTGATCTGATAGAAAAGGGGTATAATACGCCTGACATGTTAATTTCAAAATCAGGCTTGACT is from Alkalibacter saccharofermentans DSM 14828 and encodes:
- the rimM gene encoding ribosome maturation factor RimM (Essential for efficient processing of 16S rRNA), which translates into the protein MSEKDNLVIGKIVASHGIKGEVKVMPITDDMHRFDDLEEIIVNTDGVKKNLLITGIRYHKNMVLITFADIKDRNGADRLKDSLIEISREDAPPLPEGRYYIVDLVGIDVFEGDIKLGVLKDVLQTGAADIYIIDTPTKQLMLPATEENILDIDIEEGKMKVSIPEGLWDL
- the dprA gene encoding DNA-processing protein DprA, translating into MNDKIYALWLNLIKDVPMSTLYDLVDFFGSPEDVYYASEADLAENGLMDESTLRKFLSHKEIDMDSYIKSLEESNIETVTVLDDNYPANLSEVLHPPFALHYKGICGKDSFKNSLAIVGSRKATVNGLRNTFEMASEISSCGISIISGLANGIDTKAHEGALKGGGITAAVLGCGVDRCYPPENRSLYHEILDSGGGIFSEYRLGAPPLPLHFPRRNRIISGMALGVLVAEAAPKSGSLITAKFAMEQGREVYAFPGDINNRNSKGTNSMIKDGAKLVLQTMDIIEDIFPMMEFKSAENRNREKNLSQDEKILFDLIEKGYNTPDMLISKSGLTPAETGYFLTKMEIKRMISKDRSIYHIL
- a CDS encoding YifB family Mg chelatase-like AAA ATPase, giving the protein MISEIYSCSVLGIDGFMVQVEADISKGLPSYALVGLPDTAVKESKERVFSSIKNNGFKYPMKRITINLAPADIKKEGPWYDLPIAMGILTASEEISPEIDLNKTIFIGELSLKGEIRPVRGILPMILEAKAKGFSSAVIPWENAREASLVEGIKIHPAKNLMQTIEHVCGMREIETYSSNLAELLENNTDFSFDFSDVKGQNHVKRAMEVAAAGYHNIIMIGPPGSGKTMLARRFPSVLPPLSPEEALEATKIYSISGMLKGRSLITERPFRSPHHTISKISLIGGGQVPKPGEVSLAHLGVLFLDEMPEFQKSALEVLRQPMEDKFVNISRVNATLTYPASFLLVSSINPCPCGYYGDETHNCQCTPRQIKNYLNKISGPLLDRIDIHIEVKRTAYEDLENDAEEESSLSIKERVNRARDIQLDRYKNENIFFNSQLGASQIKKYCSMDKEAKSLVKDAFEAMNLSARAYHRIIKLARTIADLDGREGIDGRHIGEAIQYRSLDRKYWEVF
- a CDS encoding KH domain-containing protein, encoding MKELVEILAKSLVDHPEKVEVTETKRDHTIILELHVSPDDMGKVIGKQGRIAKAIRTVVKAAATKENKRVVLEIIQ
- the trmD gene encoding tRNA (guanosine(37)-N1)-methyltransferase TrmD yields the protein MRFIILTIFPDFFTSFMESSIIKKALERNLIEVTILNIRDFSKNKHQKTDDYPFGGGPGMVMTPQPIADAIKHAKILSPESRVIYFTPKGRVYAQSDAMTFAHDKTDLILLCGHYEGVDQRILDKYVDQEISAGDFILTGGEIPAMLVVDSVSRLLEGVLGNEDSSADESFSKHLLEFPQYTRPRVFEGMEVPEVLTSGNHKEIDKWRLEMSESETEAKRPDLYKMYKKEEDK
- a CDS encoding ribonuclease HII; this encodes MNFADMSVGDIKKTIAALSDADWIEAAAVLKNDHRKGVQSIGKSLERRLNDFNLEKNRIMEMKETEERYRRQGLNLIAGVDEVGRGPLAGPVVSCGIILTSDCDILHINDSKKISAEKRKALFEELKKNAVSVAVGVVSPETIDDVNILNATKKSMYLALEQLDPSPQAVLIDAVRLEDLDIIQESVIKGDEKCYSIAAASIVAKVVRDKIMEDYHEEYPQYNFLSNKGYGTKEHLEAIKRYGLSPIHRRSFCKNFI
- the lepB gene encoding signal peptidase I, translating into MSELNIHGKKNKSDLREWIESALAAIAIALVLKFFVFEFVLVEGSSMNPTLNDGDRLIVTKPQYYFNDPAYSDVIIMHYSGDVEFVKRIVAVGGDTVEIKDNVLYVNKVAIDEDYTDESTVPDFPETVVPDGTYFVLGDNRDNSRDSRFPDVGFIKRDDVVGKVFFRIYPFSEIGRIE
- the rplS gene encoding 50S ribosomal protein L19, which produces MNIIREIENEQLKQEIPQFNVGDTLKVYVKVVEGKRERIQLFEGTVLKRQNGGVRETFTVRKISSGVGVERTFPLHSPRIDKIEVSRKGKVRRAKLFYLRERIGKAAKIKEKM
- a CDS encoding YraN family protein, with the protein product MSYNKEKGAMGENLAADYLRKQNYKILKTNYRSKAGEIDIIAKNNDDVVFVEVKTRSSTDYGNPGEALSKSKKRHIVKTAMHYLMEMDDFSNNYRFDVIEILPGEVNHIENAFGLNW
- the ylqF gene encoding ribosome biogenesis GTPase YlqF — translated: MDIQWYPGHMAKTKRLISENLKLIDIVIELVDARIPVSSRNPEVDGLVGGKKKIVVLNKTDLADPEINKLWEQHYKDAGQPYVFVDCIKGKGIKELIAKIKQVMKPVMDRDKKKGRMNRQIKCLILGIPNVGKSTLINTIGGKSTAKTGNIPGVTKSNQWIKVSSDILLLDTPGILWPKFDDEVIGLKLAWIGSIKETIYDREEAALKLIGYLREAYPEKLHDRYKIEFDENTTDLEIMDKIALKRKLLARGGEIDYARTSEMIMDEIKKTTFGKISFEWPMEQL
- the rpsP gene encoding 30S ribosomal protein S16 → MAVKIRLKRIGANKKPFYRIVVADSRSPRDGKFIEEIGYFNPLTEPVEFKVEDEKAKKWLANGAQPSDTVKALFKKNGIIK